From Nilaparvata lugens isolate BPH chromosome 7, ASM1435652v1, whole genome shotgun sequence, one genomic window encodes:
- the LOC111061825 gene encoding ADP-ribose pyrophosphatase, mitochondrial, whose product MTVLKIFNTRLVLKTNLYYRETLSISQQVFNTVLSSQKAASFTSKNKTNSYSMKIHHKCRNNNYPDSSKKVDRLPVPDEKVPWSVEWSNYHPPYFTSPGVLGKQWAEPEIGEAGFQVKVPENDTSDNSVVGYKYHIVEGYPINPVGRTGLRGRGLLGAWGPNHAADPIVTRWKKLENGEQVLDKGSGKPYLQFVSIQRRDCGEWAIPGGFVDPGEQPGQTLRREFVEEALDSFTGQETEKEEIVKQLDKLFSNGKPIYSGYVDDRRNTDNAWICTTAVLFHDTDQILDRIKLSAGDDAGKVMWKDISNELVLYASHKTFIKEVADTLNAHW is encoded by the exons atgacagtgctaaaaatatttaatactaGATTGGTTTTGAAAACAAATCTATATTACAGAGAAACGCTTTCAATCTCTCAACAAGTGTTCAACACGGTATTATCTTCTCAG AAAGCAGCATCCTTCACttccaaaaacaaaacaaattcgTACagcatgaaaattcatcataagTGCCGCAACAATAACTACCCAGACTCTTCCAAAAAAGTCGATCGACTTCCAGTACCAGACGAAAAGGTGCCATGGTCAGTGGAATGGAGTAACTACCATCCACCGTACTTCACGTCACCAGGGGTTCTGGGCAAACAGTGGGCTGAACCAGAAATAGGCGAGGCTGGCTTTCAAGTGAAAGTTCCCGAAAATGACACAAGTGACAATAGTGTAGTGGGGTATAAGTATCATATAGTTGAAGGGTATCCCATTAATCCAGTAGGTCGCACAGGGTTGAGAGGGAGAGGTCTTCTAGGTGCCTGGGGTCCCAACCATGCTGCTGATCCCATCGTTACCCGCTGGAAAAAGCTAGAAAATGGTGAACAAGTTTTGGACAAAGGATCTGGAAAACCATATCTACAGTTTGTTTCAATTCAGAGGCGTGACTGTGGAGAATGGGCGATTCCTGGAGGCTTTGTAGATCCTGGAGAACAACCTGGACAAACATTACGTCGAGAATTTGTAGAGGAAGCGTTGGATAGTTTCACAGGACAAGAAACCGAGAAAGAAGAGATCGTTAAACAACTTGACAAACTATTTTCCAATGGAAAACCCATTTACTCTGGTTACGTCGATGATAGAAGGAACACAGATAACGCTTGGATCTGCACAACAGCTGTTCTGTTTCATGACACCGATCAAATTTTGGATAGAATTAAGCTTTCTGCTGGTGATGATGCTGGGAAAGTCATGTGGAAGGATATTTCTAATGAACTAGTTCTGTATGCAAGTCATAAGACTTTTATCAAGGAGGTGGCTGATACTTTAAATGCTCATTGGTGA